A section of the Leptospira barantonii genome encodes:
- a CDS encoding EAL domain-containing response regulator, which produces MNGNQNSREENKDSKPVILLVDDELIILRGLKEQLKLAFGKDYDIETAEDAESAWEILEEYDEKGIDIPVVVCDQVMPGVKGDELLIRIHNKNPDIRKIMLTGQASADAVGNALNHANLYRYLSKPWDSNDLILTIREALKSFFSDQSLSELNRKLETTLLYDRDTGRPNLESLRRALDARESEGIPSTLAVIRIESSTSTTHHFGVGVYHNVLNQFLTTLSAFIGKSGNLFHLYQDEVAILSEVEESKFHSLLVAFRILLRSEYIEADGISFRVNVSIGTATHQSALYYKARIAMMHAAQNRELELMNYSNTMEEGDQYRINLVLGRKLNDAINAGNVIPYFQGIYDNKLEKITKFECLARIQEGDKVYSPASFISIARSTGIIRLLTPIMIEKSIRYFAKYPDYSFSVNISESDLEKKGFALWVISRLQHYEIDPSRLTLEILETDRLRGGERGLDTLKELKECGCKIAIDDFGVDQSNFERLMEIDPDYIKIDGKFIQGIHLSKTPYLLASAMTEMAHRIGAKVIAEFVAGKEEFDTVRSLGVEYCQGYYIMQPAPEILPIPEVLL; this is translated from the coding sequence ATGAACGGAAATCAAAATTCTCGTGAAGAAAATAAGGATTCGAAGCCGGTCATACTTTTGGTGGACGACGAACTCATCATTTTGAGGGGTTTGAAAGAACAACTGAAACTCGCATTCGGTAAAGACTACGATATCGAAACCGCCGAAGACGCAGAATCCGCTTGGGAGATTTTGGAAGAATACGACGAGAAGGGAATCGATATTCCGGTCGTAGTCTGCGATCAAGTTATGCCCGGTGTGAAGGGAGACGAACTTCTCATTCGAATCCATAATAAAAATCCGGATATTAGAAAGATCATGCTTACCGGTCAGGCTTCTGCGGACGCGGTCGGTAATGCGTTGAATCACGCGAACTTATACAGATATTTATCCAAACCCTGGGATTCCAACGATTTGATTCTTACCATCCGAGAAGCGCTTAAGTCCTTTTTTTCGGATCAATCCCTTTCGGAACTCAATCGTAAGTTGGAAACCACACTTCTATACGATCGGGATACGGGACGTCCGAATCTCGAAAGTTTAAGAAGAGCCTTGGACGCGCGCGAGTCCGAGGGAATTCCATCCACTCTTGCGGTGATTCGGATCGAATCTTCCACGTCGACCACACACCATTTCGGAGTGGGAGTATATCATAACGTACTCAATCAATTTTTAACCACCCTTTCTGCCTTTATCGGAAAGTCCGGAAATCTCTTTCATCTCTATCAGGACGAGGTGGCGATTCTTTCGGAGGTGGAGGAGAGTAAGTTCCATTCTTTGCTTGTGGCGTTTCGGATTCTTTTGCGTTCGGAATACATCGAAGCGGACGGGATTTCATTTCGAGTGAACGTTTCCATCGGAACGGCGACACACCAATCCGCATTGTATTACAAGGCTAGGATCGCGATGATGCACGCGGCTCAAAACCGCGAACTCGAACTCATGAATTATTCCAACACGATGGAAGAGGGAGATCAATACCGGATCAATCTCGTTCTCGGAAGAAAGTTGAACGACGCAATCAACGCCGGGAATGTGATTCCTTACTTTCAGGGAATTTACGACAACAAACTCGAAAAGATTACTAAATTTGAATGTCTCGCGAGAATTCAGGAAGGGGATAAAGTATACTCTCCGGCGAGTTTCATTTCCATCGCAAGATCCACGGGAATCATTCGTCTTCTCACTCCGATCATGATCGAAAAATCGATTCGCTATTTTGCGAAATACCCGGACTATTCTTTTTCCGTGAATATTTCCGAATCGGATTTGGAAAAGAAGGGTTTTGCGCTCTGGGTCATCAGTCGTTTACAACACTACGAGATCGATCCAAGTCGTTTAACGTTGGAGATACTGGAAACGGACCGTCTTCGCGGCGGGGAAAGAGGCCTTGATACCTTAAAGGAATTGAAAGAATGCGGTTGTAAGATCGCAATCGACGATTTCGGAGTGGATCAATCCAACTTCGAAAGATTGATGGAAATCGATCCAGATTATATCAAGATCGACGGAAAATTCATCCAAGGAATTCATCTGAGTAAAACTCCGTATTTGCTCGCCTCTGCAATGACGGAGATGGCTCATCGAATCGGAGCGAAGGTAATTGCTGAATTTGTAGCCGGAAAGGAGGAATTTGACACTGTTCGTTCCTTAGGTGTAGAATATTGTCAGGGTTATTATATCATGCAACCCGCTCCGGAGATTCTTCCCATCCCCGAAGTCTTGTTATAA
- a CDS encoding YqaA family protein — protein sequence MTSKECSTENEEVPGKEPDRVVRKLFRQTLVGIVILVLGVVFLARVFPEPVLAVSQKFIEITGVFGVGIGIMLADSLHVFIPPDVFLMIAVAGKLNSILVIVSASIGSLIGGTISYLTGRIVLPKIEGVASFVKKHEQKLEHYLHRYGFWAVVLAALTPLPYSWVSLAAGAMKMRYLLFFQGCLFRIPRFIVFYYLIQFGWVGGGM from the coding sequence ATGACCTCGAAAGAATGTTCCACAGAAAATGAAGAAGTTCCGGGAAAAGAACCGGATCGAGTCGTACGTAAATTATTCCGTCAAACGTTAGTCGGAATCGTGATTCTCGTATTGGGAGTCGTGTTTTTGGCGCGTGTTTTTCCCGAACCCGTGCTCGCGGTTTCTCAAAAGTTTATCGAGATCACCGGAGTTTTCGGAGTCGGGATCGGAATCATGCTCGCAGATTCTTTGCACGTTTTTATTCCGCCGGACGTATTTTTGATGATCGCGGTGGCCGGTAAACTCAACTCGATTCTCGTGATCGTTTCCGCTTCGATCGGAAGTCTGATCGGAGGAACCATATCCTATCTTACGGGAAGAATCGTTTTACCGAAGATCGAAGGTGTTGCGAGCTTCGTAAAAAAACACGAACAGAAATTGGAACACTATCTGCATCGTTACGGATTTTGGGCCGTCGTATTAGCGGCTTTGACCCCGCTTCCGTATTCTTGGGTTTCGCTTGCGGCCGGAGCGATGAAAATGAGATATCTTCTCTTTTTTCAGGGTTGTCTTTTTCGAATTCCGCGTTTTATAGTATTCTATTATTTGATTCAATTCGGTTGGGTCGGGGGCGGAATGTGA
- a CDS encoding M48 family metallopeptidase, with protein sequence MPDLYYDGKSAKPVSGNLIPNETGFRFVAETNSEENNTFHFSYTQILSLEKLGNEYRLELSDNHELGNDLIFTFFSKEKADLFQKYRKRKLGTDFGGLLSRFLLLPTFQQILIAGILAFGIGFLIVNKLDQVYVLVPESADKALGEMISKRFETNYSECKNPKLRESVNKIRNTIVSPKVRDKFSIKILRTSDINAFALPGGRIYVFSGLIEESESPEEIAAILAHEIAHVENRHGIRQMIRLLGISLVIKLSIGIGFDDIGTLETITEIVNTLTVLRYSREFEEEADERAFEMLKKSGVGLSGFIDFFEREESKVSKNSPQKQGGQSSKKDEKEWNAEKILDWLSTHPDNQSRIQKAKEYAKRLQGKSRGIRIDSWKSIRESCS encoded by the coding sequence ATGCCCGACCTTTACTACGACGGCAAATCGGCGAAACCGGTTTCGGGGAATTTGATTCCCAACGAGACCGGATTTCGCTTCGTCGCGGAAACAAACTCGGAAGAAAATAATACATTCCATTTTTCTTATACACAAATTCTTTCCCTCGAAAAACTGGGAAACGAGTACAGACTCGAACTCTCGGACAACCACGAACTCGGAAACGATCTGATCTTTACGTTCTTCTCAAAGGAGAAGGCTGATCTTTTTCAAAAATACAGAAAACGCAAACTCGGAACGGACTTCGGCGGGCTTTTATCCAGATTTCTTTTGTTGCCCACATTCCAACAGATTTTGATCGCGGGAATTCTCGCGTTCGGCATCGGATTTTTGATAGTAAACAAACTCGATCAAGTTTACGTTCTTGTTCCGGAATCGGCGGACAAGGCTCTCGGAGAAATGATCTCGAAACGATTCGAAACGAACTACTCCGAATGTAAGAATCCGAAACTGCGGGAAAGTGTGAACAAGATCCGCAATACGATCGTGTCCCCGAAAGTCAGGGACAAATTCTCCATTAAAATATTAAGAACTTCTGATATAAATGCGTTCGCTCTTCCGGGAGGAAGAATCTACGTATTTTCGGGTTTGATCGAAGAATCGGAAAGCCCCGAAGAGATCGCGGCAATACTCGCACACGAAATCGCGCACGTCGAAAATCGTCACGGAATCCGTCAGATGATCCGTCTTCTGGGAATCTCGCTCGTAATCAAACTCTCGATCGGAATCGGATTCGACGACATCGGAACCTTGGAGACGATCACGGAAATCGTAAACACGTTAACCGTTCTTAGATATTCGAGGGAATTCGAAGAGGAAGCGGACGAACGAGCCTTTGAGATGTTAAAAAAATCGGGGGTCGGTCTTTCGGGCTTTATAGATTTTTTTGAAAGGGAAGAATCGAAGGTTTCGAAAAATTCTCCCCAAAAACAAGGCGGGCAGTCTTCGAAGAAGGACGAAAAGGAATGGAACGCCGAGAAAATTCTGGATTGGCTGAGCACACATCCGGACAATCAAAGTAGAATTCAAAAAGCGAAGGAGTATGCGAAACGACTTCAGGGAAAATCGAGGGGAATCCGCATCGATTCTTGGAAGTCGATCCGTGAAAGTTGTTCTTAA
- the hisC gene encoding histidinol-phosphate transaminase — MIPFQPILNTLKSYEAGKPIELVVREFGIDPKEVIKLGSNENPFGTALPVVEAIQRAASTMSYYPDDSYLDLKTALASKFDVTPDRIIPGNGSDQVLDFACRCVLGPGDPILINRITFAMYKIYALQCGAVIHSTETIEHDLNAFLDLAKSVRPKIIFLCTPSNPVGDALSKSDVYEFLRKVSPDTLVVIDAAYMEFGKKKDEDKFIPAKEVTDIFPNVFYTGTFSKVYGLGGMRIGYGIGSKELISNLYKMRPPFSVANLSALAATEALKNESHVDSYLETNLNEMKRYEKFASEQSIEYPNSYANFITFFARKHGKTSSEISQSLLRQGIILRDLKSYDLNALRITIGRPEQNDRVLSALEKEFN, encoded by the coding sequence ATGATCCCATTTCAACCTATTCTAAACACGCTCAAAAGTTACGAAGCCGGTAAACCCATTGAACTCGTGGTTCGAGAATTCGGGATCGATCCTAAAGAAGTCATCAAACTCGGCTCCAACGAAAACCCGTTCGGCACGGCCCTTCCGGTCGTAGAGGCGATCCAGCGCGCGGCGTCGACGATGTCGTATTATCCGGATGATTCTTACTTGGATTTAAAAACCGCGCTCGCGTCCAAGTTCGACGTCACTCCCGATCGAATCATTCCCGGAAACGGAAGCGATCAGGTTTTGGATTTCGCGTGTAGATGCGTATTGGGTCCGGGAGATCCGATTCTGATCAATCGTATTACGTTCGCTATGTATAAGATCTACGCCCTTCAATGCGGTGCCGTGATTCATTCCACCGAAACGATCGAACACGATCTGAACGCGTTTTTGGATCTTGCGAAATCCGTTCGTCCCAAAATCATCTTTTTATGCACTCCGTCCAATCCGGTGGGCGACGCCCTTTCCAAATCGGACGTCTATGAATTTTTAAGAAAGGTTTCCCCGGACACGTTAGTCGTCATTGACGCGGCTTATATGGAATTCGGTAAAAAAAAGGACGAGGATAAATTCATTCCCGCAAAAGAAGTCACCGATATTTTTCCGAACGTTTTTTATACGGGAACATTTTCCAAAGTCTACGGACTCGGAGGAATGAGAATCGGTTACGGGATCGGAAGCAAGGAATTGATCTCCAATCTTTATAAGATGCGCCCTCCGTTCAGCGTCGCGAATCTTTCCGCGCTCGCGGCGACCGAGGCTTTAAAGAACGAATCTCACGTGGATTCTTATTTGGAAACGAATCTGAACGAGATGAAACGATACGAAAAATTCGCATCGGAACAAAGTATAGAATATCCGAATTCATACGCGAACTTTATTACGTTTTTTGCAAGAAAACACGGTAAAACTTCTTCGGAAATTTCCCAGTCTCTTTTAAGACAAGGGATCATTCTTCGCGACTTGAAGAGCTACGATTTAAACGCGCTTCGAATTACGATCGGAAGACCCGAACAAAACGACCGGGTTCTTTCCGCTTTGGAAAAAGAATTCAACTAA
- a CDS encoding replication-associated recombination protein A has product MSDLFTKKPIPPLAHKIRPSSFDDVIGQTRATKQLVNYRSPVSIILYGPPGTGKSTLAGILCRKWNLPYVEYNAVSTGVAEIKKLLERAEREGTILLFLDEIHRFSASQQDSLLKGVETGHLVLIGATTENPAFRITRPLLSRCQILKIEPLSLEEQSSLLERGIQNLAYSINLNQEAKETLIRFSGGDGRKLLSNLEGLSFSFPENHTIDQADVEEYLASRVIEYDKSGESHYDVISAFIKSVRGSDPDAALYYLAVLLEGGEDPLFIMRRLIILASEDVGNASINGLPLAVSGLQALEAIGMPEGRLILAHVTTFLASCPKSNASYKGIGAALSFVREKGTGIQIPNRLRNAPTFLHKKEGASQGYIYPHDFGGFKEQNYFPDQFADDPPRFYFPTGNGAELKLKEYLDKIWEKTPWKKGS; this is encoded by the coding sequence TTGAGCGATCTTTTTACAAAGAAGCCGATTCCTCCGCTCGCTCATAAGATCCGTCCTTCCAGTTTCGACGACGTAATCGGTCAAACAAGAGCCACCAAACAACTCGTCAATTATCGTTCTCCCGTATCGATCATTCTCTACGGACCACCGGGCACCGGCAAATCGACGTTAGCCGGAATTCTATGCAGAAAATGGAATCTTCCCTACGTGGAATACAACGCAGTCTCCACCGGAGTAGCGGAGATCAAAAAACTTCTCGAAAGAGCGGAACGAGAGGGAACGATTCTTCTTTTTTTGGACGAGATCCATCGTTTTAGCGCGTCCCAACAAGACAGCCTTCTCAAGGGAGTGGAAACTGGACATCTCGTATTGATCGGAGCCACGACCGAAAATCCGGCGTTTCGGATCACAAGACCTCTTTTATCCAGATGTCAGATTTTAAAGATAGAACCTCTTTCTTTGGAAGAACAATCCTCTTTGTTGGAAAGAGGAATTCAAAATTTAGCATATTCCATAAATCTAAATCAGGAAGCCAAGGAAACATTGATTCGATTTTCGGGTGGGGACGGAAGAAAACTTCTTTCCAATCTAGAGGGTCTCAGTTTCAGTTTTCCGGAGAATCATACGATCGACCAAGCCGACGTTGAGGAATATCTCGCTAGCAGGGTGATCGAATACGATAAAAGCGGAGAATCGCACTACGACGTGATTTCCGCGTTTATCAAATCCGTGCGTGGGAGCGACCCGGACGCCGCGTTATACTATCTTGCGGTTTTACTCGAAGGCGGAGAAGATCCGCTTTTTATTATGCGAAGATTGATCATTCTCGCGAGCGAAGACGTGGGAAACGCATCGATCAACGGATTGCCCTTGGCGGTTTCCGGCTTACAAGCGCTCGAGGCAATAGGGATGCCCGAAGGAAGATTGATCCTCGCGCACGTAACCACCTTTCTTGCATCCTGTCCCAAATCGAACGCGAGTTACAAGGGCATCGGAGCCGCTCTTTCCTTTGTAAGAGAAAAGGGAACCGGAATTCAAATTCCGAATCGTCTCAGAAACGCTCCTACGTTTTTACACAAGAAAGAAGGCGCTTCTCAGGGTTATATTTATCCTCACGACTTCGGCGGATTTAAGGAACAAAATTATTTCCCGGATCAGTTTGCGGACGATCCGCCCCGTTTTTATTTTCCAACCGGAAACGGAGCGGAATTGAAACTCAAAGAATACTTGGATAAGATTTGGGAAAAAACTCCCTGGAAGAAAGGAAGTTGA
- a CDS encoding peroxidase family protein codes for MILVNFENEKEISLPENSAPQSLLEISLSNSIPHTHACGGHARCSTCRVLVLENPSNLSEPEQKEKDLSQKKGFPEAVRLACQAKVLGDVRVRRIVLDDEDYNLTIPGSSETSGEEKDIAILFSDIRDFTTFSESHLPYDVIHILNRYFYKMGDIVLKHGGKIDKYIGDGLMALFGVEGGSPEEICLSALRAAKEMELELYSLNEYLKSHFHTSFRIGVGVHYGSCILGQLGHPANMSYTAIGDSVNMASRIESKTKKAGTSVLISESLYEQVKERVLKGRTFSTQLKGKTGEYKLYEIREILKKASVNAWEEARNALRRIILVRETGSWLKLVYHLSCLFNEKNEWIGLSAAESFSGFTKLPENGDLVQNYYQLKETRDTFVERTQVPISLADFLALAGAVAIEKSGGPRISIESGRKDESINEVVQILPLGMQTQTDQLPCLQKMNLGVRDLVLISGARTIGWLGDESLTANPFNFDNSYFHVLLKAGLEGPLLIPNDRELLKNDETRAMVLDYALDQSKFFEDFVAAYRKLTA; via the coding sequence ATGATTCTCGTAAATTTCGAAAACGAAAAAGAAATTAGTTTACCTGAAAATTCCGCACCACAGAGCCTGTTGGAGATTAGTTTATCAAACTCGATCCCTCATACGCACGCTTGCGGCGGACACGCTCGTTGTTCCACTTGCCGCGTCTTAGTTTTGGAAAATCCCTCCAATTTATCCGAACCGGAACAAAAAGAAAAGGATCTGTCGCAAAAGAAAGGTTTTCCAGAGGCGGTTCGACTCGCTTGCCAAGCCAAGGTCTTAGGAGACGTTCGAGTGAGAAGAATCGTTTTGGACGACGAGGATTACAATCTTACCATCCCCGGTTCGTCCGAAACCTCCGGAGAAGAAAAGGACATCGCGATTCTTTTCAGCGACATCCGAGACTTCACTACCTTTTCGGAATCACATCTTCCTTACGACGTGATCCATATTCTCAATCGATACTTTTACAAGATGGGCGACATCGTATTAAAACACGGCGGAAAGATCGACAAGTATATCGGAGACGGGTTGATGGCCTTGTTCGGAGTGGAAGGCGGTTCGCCCGAAGAGATTTGTCTTTCCGCTCTTCGTGCGGCTAAGGAAATGGAATTGGAACTCTACTCGCTCAACGAATATCTAAAGTCCCATTTTCATACTTCCTTTCGGATCGGAGTCGGAGTACATTATGGAAGTTGCATATTAGGACAACTGGGACATCCCGCGAACATGTCTTACACCGCGATCGGAGATTCGGTCAACATGGCGAGTAGAATCGAATCGAAAACCAAAAAGGCCGGAACGTCCGTTCTTATATCGGAATCGCTTTACGAACAGGTGAAGGAAAGAGTTCTCAAAGGCAGAACGTTCTCCACACAACTCAAGGGAAAAACGGGAGAATATAAACTCTACGAAATCCGAGAGATTCTAAAAAAAGCGAGCGTGAACGCTTGGGAAGAAGCGAGAAACGCGCTCCGAAGAATCATACTCGTACGTGAAACCGGAAGTTGGTTAAAACTAGTATATCATCTTTCTTGTCTGTTTAACGAGAAGAACGAATGGATCGGACTTTCCGCGGCGGAATCGTTTTCGGGTTTCACCAAACTTCCGGAAAACGGAGATCTGGTTCAGAATTATTATCAACTCAAAGAGACAAGAGATACTTTCGTGGAACGAACTCAGGTTCCGATCTCTCTCGCGGATTTTCTCGCGCTGGCCGGAGCCGTTGCGATCGAAAAATCGGGGGGACCGAGAATTTCCATAGAATCCGGAAGAAAGGACGAATCGATCAACGAAGTCGTTCAGATTCTTCCCTTGGGAATGCAAACTCAAACGGATCAACTTCCCTGTCTTCAAAAGATGAATTTAGGAGTCAGAGATTTGGTTTTGATTTCGGGAGCGCGTACGATCGGATGGCTCGGAGACGAATCTCTCACCGCAAATCCTTTCAACTTCGACAACAGTTACTTTCACGTTCTTCTCAAAGCGGGACTCGAAGGGCCGCTCTTGATCCCGAACGACAGAGAACTTTTGAAAAACGACGAAACCAGAGCTATGGTTTTGGATTACGCTCTCGATCAATCCAAGTTTTTCGAGGACTTCGTTGCCGCATATCGGAAGCTCACTGCCTAA
- a CDS encoding response regulator gives MDKAILFVDDEALILMSMKSQVKRHLGDGYRYETALDAGEAWQIIEELIHEDVRILIIISDWLMPNVKGDEFLRQVHSKYPDIQKVIVTGHADDSSIEALKKEINLRSYLKKPWDERELVSTITTALEG, from the coding sequence TTGGATAAGGCGATTCTTTTTGTAGACGATGAAGCTCTGATCCTGATGAGCATGAAGTCCCAGGTAAAAAGACATCTGGGAGACGGATACAGGTACGAAACGGCTTTAGACGCCGGAGAGGCCTGGCAGATTATCGAAGAACTAATTCACGAAGATGTAAGAATTCTGATCATCATTTCCGATTGGCTGATGCCTAACGTGAAAGGCGACGAATTTCTTAGACAAGTACACAGTAAATATCCGGACATTCAAAAAGTGATCGTGACCGGACACGCGGACGATTCGTCCATCGAAGCTCTCAAAAAAGAAATCAATCTTCGTTCCTATCTTAAAAAACCTTGGGACGAACGAGAACTGGTTTCTACAATTACAACAGCGTTAGAAGGTTGA
- the mutL gene encoding DNA mismatch repair endonuclease MutL, with protein MGKIQELSPELINQIAAGEVIESAHSVVKELMENSMDAGATQIDVESKDGGLSLLRITDNGSGIDPGDLEPALKRHATSKIRDYRDLESVLSYGFRGEALASIASVSRLTLESGTKDQKTAWKIRSIGGTISDREEIPGFTGTKILVEELFFNTPVRRKFLKSIRSEDKKIRDRVTTQALAREDVRFRLFQDGKEVYVLPSRESKKDRIIDLFGENFRDHLLEVSLERGGIKAYGYISDPDFYKSNRTGQFIFINGRPIEIKYSSVLLKKAYDELLPPNGHPYCFLFFEIDPSRVDVNVHPAKKEIRFLDEEGFNGFFLTLIQKELRSSTPVSFLELKKRLLKPTPDTFKTSSLYQAHSSSRAGESPLLSRELFTDVPRQEGFELDRMGPGASLSALTDERVKHSSFVPKKHFGVLFETFILAEAEDGFYIIDQHTAHERIRYEEVLRKLEKKNYGIQPLLTPIRIDVSKQEQEDILNRRKEYEEVGIYLDPLGEDSVVLREIPAYMEPGEEKEIILDFLNRTEGKESSEPELYDLMAKCVACRSAIKKGDHLSDPILAEILNRLSYCENPSRCPHGRPTLVKLSRDDLERMFHRK; from the coding sequence CAACGGTTCGGGAATCGATCCGGGGGATTTGGAACCCGCGCTCAAACGTCACGCGACGAGTAAAATCCGGGATTACAGAGATCTTGAAAGTGTGTTGAGTTACGGGTTTCGGGGAGAAGCTCTCGCATCGATCGCATCGGTGTCCCGCCTAACGTTGGAAAGCGGAACCAAGGATCAAAAGACCGCGTGGAAGATCCGTTCCATCGGTGGAACGATTTCCGATCGGGAAGAGATTCCCGGGTTTACGGGAACGAAAATTCTCGTGGAAGAATTGTTCTTCAACACGCCGGTTCGCAGAAAGTTTTTAAAGTCGATCCGATCCGAAGACAAAAAAATTCGGGATCGAGTCACAACCCAAGCCCTTGCCAGAGAAGACGTTCGCTTTCGTCTTTTTCAGGACGGTAAGGAAGTCTACGTATTGCCTTCCAGAGAAAGTAAAAAGGACAGAATCATCGATCTTTTCGGTGAAAACTTTCGAGATCATCTTTTGGAAGTGAGTTTGGAACGCGGCGGAATCAAAGCATACGGCTATATCAGCGATCCCGATTTTTATAAATCCAACCGAACCGGACAATTCATCTTTATCAACGGAAGACCGATCGAAATCAAATACAGCTCCGTTCTATTAAAAAAAGCTTATGATGAACTTCTTCCTCCGAACGGACATCCGTATTGTTTTTTATTTTTCGAGATCGATCCTTCGAGAGTGGACGTCAACGTTCATCCAGCGAAGAAGGAGATTCGCTTCTTAGACGAAGAAGGTTTTAACGGATTCTTTCTTACTTTGATTCAAAAGGAATTGAGATCGAGTACTCCGGTCAGTTTTTTAGAATTGAAAAAACGTCTTTTAAAACCGACACCCGATACGTTCAAAACGAGTTCGCTTTATCAGGCTCATTCTTCTTCGCGTGCGGGTGAAAGTCCTTTGCTCAGCCGAGAACTTTTTACCGATGTTCCGAGACAGGAAGGATTCGAGCTTGATCGAATGGGACCGGGCGCTTCCTTGTCCGCTCTCACGGACGAAAGAGTCAAACATTCTTCCTTTGTTCCCAAGAAACATTTCGGAGTTTTGTTCGAGACGTTTATTCTCGCGGAAGCGGAAGACGGTTTTTATATCATCGATCAACATACGGCTCATGAAAGAATCCGTTACGAAGAGGTTCTTCGAAAACTCGAAAAGAAAAACTACGGAATCCAACCGCTGTTGACTCCGATTCGAATCGACGTTTCCAAACAGGAACAGGAAGACATATTAAACCGAAGAAAAGAATATGAAGAAGTCGGAATATACTTGGATCCATTGGGCGAGGACAGCGTGGTTCTCCGCGAAATTCCCGCGTATATGGAACCCGGAGAGGAAAAGGAAATCATACTCGATTTTCTAAATCGAACCGAAGGAAAAGAATCCAGCGAACCCGAGTTATACGATCTTATGGCGAAGTGTGTTGCCTGCCGATCCGCGATCAAAAAAGGGGATCATCTCTCCGATCCGATTTTAGCTGAAATATTAAACAGACTGAGTTATTGCGAAAATCCTTCCCGTTGTCCGCACGGAAGACCCACCCTAGTAAAGTTGAGCAGAGATGACCTCGAAAGAATGTTCCACAGAAAATGA
- a CDS encoding YjgN family protein, giving the protein MMPESANRFSLDAKAEELFLIYLKNIFFTIITAGVYYFWAKVNTQKFVHRHLSFQNQRFDYHGTGKENFIGFLKGMGILLLFGLVFAGLFYIAGKLGLWATILFTLLLYSSILLAIPYISIGSRRYFLSRTSFNNIRFRFTGKVRHLVSLFIPNALLSLVTLGIYSPWFYNKLEKFFIEHSHLGNADFQYHGKGKELFFIYLKGIFFTPFTAGIYLFWFEANLHNYFWNHTKFQEISFRSELKGGTVFLNAFISIVLVVFTLGIGIPWAYLRSMRIFTEALSLESSPNLGAIQSVKDPYANALADGLHEAGEAISSVFGN; this is encoded by the coding sequence ATGATGCCCGAATCGGCAAATCGTTTTTCACTCGATGCAAAAGCGGAAGAACTGTTTCTCATTTATCTTAAGAATATATTCTTTACGATCATCACTGCGGGTGTGTATTATTTTTGGGCCAAGGTCAATACGCAAAAATTCGTACATAGACATTTGTCGTTTCAAAATCAGAGATTCGATTATCACGGAACCGGTAAGGAGAATTTTATCGGCTTTCTAAAGGGAATGGGAATCCTTCTTCTTTTCGGTTTGGTCTTTGCGGGTTTGTTTTACATCGCCGGTAAACTCGGACTTTGGGCCACGATTCTTTTTACTCTTCTTTTATATTCCAGTATTCTACTCGCGATCCCTTATATCTCGATCGGATCGAGAAGATATTTCCTAAGCAGAACTTCGTTTAACAATATCAGATTTAGATTCACGGGAAAGGTAAGACATCTCGTGAGCCTTTTTATACCGAACGCGCTTCTTTCCTTAGTGACGCTCGGAATTTATTCTCCTTGGTTTTACAACAAACTCGAAAAATTCTTCATCGAACATTCTCATTTAGGGAACGCGGACTTTCAGTATCACGGAAAAGGAAAGGAACTTTTTTTCATCTACCTAAAAGGAATCTTTTTCACGCCGTTTACCGCGGGAATTTATCTATTCTGGTTCGAAGCCAATCTTCATAACTATTTCTGGAATCACACGAAGTTTCAGGAAATTTCTTTCCGCTCCGAACTCAAAGGAGGAACCGTTTTTCTAAACGCGTTCATTTCGATCGTGTTGGTCGTGTTTACGTTGGGAATCGGAATTCCCTGGGCGTATCTTCGTTCCATGAGAATTTTTACGGAAGCGTTGTCCTTGGAATCCTCTCCGAACTTAGGAGCGATCCAAAGCGTAAAAGATCCGTACGCGAACGCTCTCGCCGACGGATTGCACGAAGCCGGAGAAGCGATCAGTTCCGTATTCGGAAACTAA